Genomic DNA from Penaeus chinensis breed Huanghai No. 1 chromosome 21, ASM1920278v2, whole genome shotgun sequence:
cacacacacacacacacacacacacacacacacacacacacacacacacacacacacacacacacacacatatatatatatacatatatatacactgtatggtAACAGCTCTTTTAGGCCTCATTTAATACCATTCTGTATGAGTAAACATTGCCATTATAGATGCTGATCCGATAAAGAAAcataacaatgtaaatatatgtacatatatagatgcacatacacacacacacacacctcacgcacacacacacacacacacctcacgcacacacacacacacacacacacacacacacacacacacacacacacacacacacacacacacacacacacacacacactcacacacacacacacacacacacacacacacacacacacacacacacacacacacacacacacacacacacacacacacacacacacacacacacacacacacacacacacacaaacacaaacacaaacacaaacacacagacacacaaacaaacacacacaaacacacacacacacacacacacacacacacacacacacacacacatatatatatataaatatatatatatatttatatatatatatatatatgcatatatatatatatatatatatgcatatatataaatgcatatatatatgtatatatatatatatatatatatatatatatatgtgtgtgtgtgtgtgtatatgtatatatatgtatatatatatatatgcatatatatatatatatatatatatatatatatacatatatatacatatacacacacacacacacatatatatatatatatatatatatatgtgtgtgtgtgtgtgtgtgtgtgtgtgtatgtttatatctatctgtctatctatctatctatctatataaataaatacacacacacacacacacacacacacacacacacacacacacacacacacacacacacacacacacacacacacacacacacacacacacacacgtatacatatacacactatactgtgtacacgtgCCCCACGCGTatcccgggagtgcgcgtggggcagttattaatatctgccaagcggccgcccgggtcacgctcgggtgcggggcactgcagcgtggcaagccagcgagccacgttggagccagccacgtgggagccatagtacCCACGTATACACAGTAtaatgctcggccacctactcacgcctcgccctcgaggcgcctgatatttgcctcaagggtgacccaacctggctggttcttgacttgtaaacacttcgttcttgcgtgtgctgtccctggtgcatcttcgtggctgctcgtccctgtcgtcatcttcatcttggtccctagtaaatccgtctgtcctcgacatccacacgtcctcgaaggtctcgcacaggtcctccttgacttcggattcgtcctcgtagtcctcgaccaggcctaactcggcggcttactcgcccaatgcacgttcctgcagatctcatccaggtccttcttgctcgtaccgacgtccttgttgtcctcgtcaggatcacgggcgtccggcaggaagcgttctcttcgagctcctggaggttgagtggatctgcggcgtccaggcaagttcacagcattatgggtcgactggtacctgctctggcgagttcctggtccttcactggatctacgggcgtaattatcctagtctttctcggtttctggcgaacttccggtgacgtttttcacagcatccgaaggtgaccgtttctgcagcagggccttcggtaccatgacagatatcgtgaacaagattatacacataagggccaagatagtaagagaaaagaagagacaacagagaagagggggtgttaagcgccattagccgattatttgtataatttgcagtttttatggttgtgtgtgtgtgtgtgtgtgtgtgtgtgtgtgtgtgtgtgtgtgtgtgtgtgtgtgtgtgtgtgtgtgtgtgtgtgtgtgtgtgtgagagtgtgagttacagttaatgagagtgaaagtgacctcacacagaccggacgtgggtgccaaacacggaaattaacattcattttacacaaatgcaataaactagctatagaagtaatacaaaattatttcaagtactacattgaatttaacatttaatgatatgcaacagaatgacgcagtaatgaatggtgacgtgaaaacaattcgcgagcgaatcttttcggggaaaaaattcttccgaggtaacatgtcaagctgcgcatacagacttcaattaacgggggtctctctaccctacttgccgtactttatgaagcgaaatgagctggggaaatattaataacccactctatctgcgagtctgtgatgggcgctcatgcaatacTCTACggttatttatcatgaatcacaactcgatgggatttaccccaaacacgGCAGCGACGTTAAGGGGGTGAGCGgtttgtgattaataagtgaatctcaattctagcttaaaccctagcccTACATTTTACAGACGTCATTGAGGGTCACACCGGCTTAAAAAGTtaccgaacgaactaacgtcggagtgCGGAACTATTAGGcttatacgcaaccccaagtaatcaggcattctgacactatgataagaggAAGATCCCTGttgctatataaaaatataaataattcgcgttacaagctccgctctagtcACCAATTggacatgtaacggatgctacacgttatcctataatgtaacaatcccgaaaacaatatacaggaaatgccagctgtttctcacattcatttcaccgtgtcaatcactcagagtgaaagtggggtcagatcacacagctgtcccaagcagatgtgactaataggtttcactcggaggtcaggtcaatataggaaatgggtagtgagaaaagaataatgatatgatgttcatgaaaacagtaaaattaaacatgctaaattcgttgcaattgaaacaatatactctctaatcacgagaaaaaaataaacaaatacgtaataaatgaacaatattcctattgtttgaatCCATAccctgatcacacagtaatgtgatctgaggtcagaagaatggagagcgtaccatttgctgacAATTaacactttaacctaacaaaaccagcgtgagcgtaactgcacatacggcttaacacatttaggggaggataatgaaaggaaaaatggcccaaatatgtactcacaacaggttctgaagacatttgaagatggtcgagcggatttcggagactctgcgtccatgttgcgagccgcaAGAACGCAACGATCccccctgccaccagaatgtaaaggctctatatgaacgccttaaacatatggtttagcaggagtagtgaaagggacggttggcttaacctcttttatttagaagcgtaagcaacacagataattcacacgaatacaagtcttggtaaggcttagtgctgagTGCGTGGTCAGCCCtgagggcggacggctggctcaacagccagccttgacccgacaggctttcggcaggaactctccgtagtgactctcctgacctgggtcatcctgggccttgggccttttataccccaggagtgcgcgtggggcagttattaataTCTGCCAAGCGACCGCCCGGGTCACGCTCGGGTGCGGGGCACTGCAGCGTGGCAAGCCAGCGAGCCCCGTGGGAGCCATAgttcccacgtgtacacagtatacacacatatatatacatatatgcatatatttatatatatatatatatatatatatatatatgtgcacacacacacacacacatatatatatatatatatatatatatagatagatatatgcatatatgttatatatattatatatatgatatatatataatatatatattatatgtaaatcatatatgtatcatatatatgtgtatatatatatatgtgtatatatatattatatatattggttaAGAAGACATTTTACCTAATCATCAACTATAGATTTTACCTTGCATCTTTCTATAAATGTTTACTAGTTCTTCTGACACGTAAGACTTGTAACTCAAAACTAACACTTCCGAGAGGCATGCACTGACTAAGTTAGGTAGCTTGTCAATCTGCAATTTGTATGAGACATAAATATCGAGGAACTCCGCGAGGTCCCAGAAGTACCTCTCCGCTCTCTCGGGATAATATTTTTCCACCGTCACTGAAAAGGTTCTGATGAGTTCGATGATGTGGGGCTGCCAGATTTTGTAGGCCAGCATTTCCAGCTTATTGGGATCAGCGTCGGAGCGCGAGGCGTGAGCTAGGACCTTCATGCCGATGAAGAGCTCGTCGTCGGACACGATCTCTCGTGCGAGGAGGCCGTCGAACTCCGATCCCAGCAGATGGTCAACCGCTTCATcgggggaaaggatgaggagccCACTCAACAACACGACCCAGTTTAGTTGCTGAGATGGCCCATTGGTGGATGATTCAGGCTGCAGATTTCTCGTGGTCCCGTCCTTGCTTATTTGGGAATTTGGCAGATTTGAGAATTCGTTTGAGATATCGTAGGTGCCTCTGTTCTTGTCGTAGGTGTTGATATGAACATTGTGAAGAGAATTGAAGGATCTTTTCAGATTCCTTGCAGTCTTCGATAGGTCATCCTTGCTACTAATATCTTCATAGGACGTGCTCCTCCTTGTATCAGTTTCCCTTTGATTTGGGATAGATTCGTCTTTATCGGaggctttatcattattttcttgtgaTGGTGTATTGCCCATGTTGGTTTGCCCGATAgacctttgtttctctttattagAAACCTCATCATTTTCGTTTTTGGTTGTGTTCGCAGTGTTGACCTTTTCTCTGGATTTTTCTGGCACTTGCTTGATTCCACTTTTTCTGTTTGCTTCATCTACACTGGCATCAGTGTTACTGTGAATGCTCTCTTGGGATCTGTTACTTCCCGTGACTTTCTTTAGCCCGTTCGTGGAGGAAGTTGCGCTTGGCTTCTGTTTTTCACGGGCATCTGTTCCATGTTTGTCTTCATTTACATCCCTCTCGACTTTCGTACGAAGTTCTTTACCTGTTTTCTTTCTTGGTATGGAATTCGAGATGACTGTGCTTTGATTGAAGGCCTGTCCATTTACATTATTGTCTCGTCTGTTCCTACCATTCGCTATGACACTTTTCGTTCCACCTGTTCTTGACCTTcttgtgttgtcattattaggTCCAGTGCCGTTGGTGTGCTTCCTACTTCTCACGTTTTTCCTCCTACTGTTGCCATGTCGTGACGACTTTTTATTTGGCAACCGTGAAGCGGGATATGTAGCTGATTTCTGCCCATTTTCTCGACCTCGAGCACTTCGAGATGTAAGCCTCTGATGCGACGTGCGACCTCGGCTCTGGGTAGCTGGCTTCTGTGTTCCTGACTGGTCTGGATTAGCTGTCTTCCCAtggcttgttttgtttttcctaccGTAGGAAGTTCGCTTCTCTCTGTCTTGGATAAAAGTTTTTTGATTAACCTCAGGAATCTGATCTTCGCTAAAAGCTCTTCGCAGTCTGGTTTCGTCTCTCCGGTTCGCAAAATCTTTGAAAGCTGTCTTGTCAAGCCGCTTCTCTCCGCCGAAACCGCGCGTTCCATCATGTGCTTGGAAACTTCGGCGGAGATCGATCTGGCTGTCGTCGAAAGACTTCTTGGACGCATAGAGGCTGCTCAGACCTGCAAGGGAAAGTCAGTTTTGATCAAaggttatatgtatgtttgtttatatatatatatatatatatataaatgtgtatatatatatataaatgtgtatatatatatatgtaatataaatatatatatatatataaataaataaatgtttatatatatgtaatatatatatatatatatatatatatatatatatatatatatatatatatatatatgcatgtatgtatatatgtaaatgaataaatgtgtgtatatatatatttatatatatattatatatatatatatatatatatatatatatatatgtataagtatatacacacacacaaacgcactcactcactcactcactcactcactcactcactcactcactcactcactcactcactcactcactcactcactcactcactcactcactcacacactcactcacacacacacacacgcacacacactcacacacgcgcacacgcacacgcacacgcacacgcacacgcacacgcacacacacacaatcgtacacacacacactcatagacacacagcctcatacacacacacactcacacacacacacacaccaacacacactcatacacacacacacactcacacacacacacactcatacacacacacactctcatatacacacacacacacacacactcatacacacacacacagacactcacacacacacacacagacacacacacacacacacagacacacacacacacacacacacagagagagagagagagagagagagagagagagagagagagagagagagagagagagagagagagagagagagagagagagagagagagagagagagagagagagagagagagagagagagagagagagagagagagagagagagagagagagagagagagagagagagagagagagagagagagagagagagagagagagagagagagagagagagagagagagagagagagagagagagagagagagagagagcgaagagagagagcgaagagagagagagagagagagagagagagagagagagagagagagagagagagagagagagagagagagagagagagagagagagagggagagagagagagagagagaggcacaataATTGTTTTGTGGACATCGTATGTAACCATGAATCTTTGCGTTCAGTTTCACACACATAATGATTCCTCACCCTTAAGTGTGACCAAGGATCTTTACCTAGTAGAGCACGAAGAGTGGTGGTATGCAGGCTCTTACTAAATGTTGCTTTTGTACTGGTCTCTGCCAATGGGTCATCCTCGGCGTGAGTTTCCTGGTCTTTCCACAGCCTGCACCCGACCAATCCCGGCCACGACGTGCGATACAGCAGCGTCGGGGCGTCCTCCTCATCTACCGTGACCTTGAACGATTTGTAAGTTGCATTTTCCGGTGACACTTGCTCGACGTCTAGCACTTGGACTCCCTGGCGCTTGATGAAAGACACGAGGGTGACGTCGGTGAGGTGCACCACGCGGAATATCCACAGGCGAGCCACATTCCCTGGGCCTGTTCCAGAGGGCCTGCTGACCTGATCCTGAGAGCCTTCCCGGAACTGCACAGCCCTCGTGGGAGCCTCCGTGCGAACCGCGCTGTTCTGGCGAGAGTGTTGGCCATAGTAGTTATTGGTCCAGCGGTTCATGGTGGGTTCATCGCGGCTCGGCTGGCCTCAGCGCTCATCCCGGAGAGTGAAGCTCTGTGGGCAGGGATTTCGTATTTTCAAACAATGTAGAATATTAAACGTGATAATGGCGATAACAAATTTCACGACTGTGAAATAGTCATAACCAAATGTattagatagaaataataatgttattcgctggtgccaaaccatatAGGTATATGTTGATGGATCATTTGGATCCATCAGTTgcatagagagagggagcttgCTACATGGACAACAAATTGCTCCTCACGTTCTTTCGCCTAGGCATTGactctatacgggagtgggtagagacaataatgtcatagtcgacgtcgactgaaggtggccgccgacacacacatacacacacacacacatatgtgtctgtgtgtgtgtccgtccgtccaCTATCATTTGTGCATAGCCAATTATAAAGTACTTCTAAACATACAGATACACCCACACGTAGCCACATACAATACACACGATGTCTTGGCAACATGCGCATAACAACCACTGCATTGCAAGGTCGATAAATAACCATGACAAGCACACATGATCacgtttgatttatttttatttttctcgttgtatacacacacacacacacgcacacacacacacacacacacacacacacacacacacacacacacacacacacacacacacacacacacacacacacacacacacacacacacacacacacacacacacacacacacacacacacacacacacacacacacacacacacacacacacacacacaaacacacacacacatatgtgt
This window encodes:
- the LOC125036422 gene encoding uncharacterized protein LOC125036422, translating into MNRWTNNYYGQHSRQNSAVRTEAPTRAVQFREGSQDQVSRPSGTGPGNVARLWIFRVVHLTDVTLVSFIKRQGVQVLDVEQVSPENATYKSFKVTVDEEDAPTLLYRTSWPGLVGCRLWKDQETHAEDDPLAETSTKATFSKSLHTTTLRALLGLSSLYASKKSFDDSQIDLRRSFQAHDGTRGFGGEKRLDKTAFKDFANRRDETRLRRAFSEDQIPEVNQKTFIQDREKRTSYGRKNKTSHGKTANPDQSGTQKPATQSRGRTSHQRLTSRSARGRENGQKSATYPASRLPNKKSSRHGNSRRKNVRSRKHTNGTGPNNDNTRRSRTGGTKSVIANGRNRRDNNVNGQAFNQSTVISNSIPRKKTGKELRTKVERDVNEDKHGTDAREKQKPSATSSTNGLKKVTGSNRSQESIHSNTDASVDEANRKSGIKQVPEKSREKVNTANTTKNENDEVSNKEKQRSIGQTNMGNTPSQENNDKASDKDESIPNQRETDTRRSTSYEDISSKDDLSKTARNLKRSFNSLHNVHINTYDKNRGTYDISNEFSNLPNSQISKDGTTRNLQPESSTNGPSQQLNWVVLLSGLLILSPDEAVDHLLGSEFDGLLAREIVSDDELFIGMKVLAHASRSDADPNKLEMLAYKIWQPHIIELIRTFSVTVEKYYPERAERYFWDLAEFLDIYVSYKLQIDKLPNLVSACLSEVLVLSYKSYVSEELVNIYRKMQDSRMRTEAPV